Proteins co-encoded in one Acipenser ruthenus chromosome 3, fAciRut3.2 maternal haplotype, whole genome shotgun sequence genomic window:
- the LOC117435384 gene encoding leucine-rich repeat and death domain-containing protein 1-like isoform X1: MFDSKMLPEVFNNGILNFDDSGLKWIPNEILLMQNVRGLSLVNNDIKTLPEELGNLTDLEMLSVQGNKLTSIPTNIQFLHNLKALDISNNHIARLPDEMCLLKGIKQLFANQNNLERLPVLFGGLLSLEVLGLSANRLTCLPQSMLNLENLHVINMNCNNFTSLPQVICHLPKLIKLSLSGNQIQSLPKEISELASLRELSLNNNKLTFLPVQLFRLSNLEELRLCGNRLTAISNEVGKLQELRVLQLNDNNIRTMPEKICECTNLQHLALSGNLITQLPRNIGTLASLQELLVSKNQLQSLPEGLSHLKDLSVLESAGNVLMRIPIEISTCILITRVDLSNNHLYDFPEVLCLIPSLKHLNLNNNVISEICADIAGIENLQHLELSGNKFSSFPVHICKLRSLSYLDLSRNSIDSVPADIRAMVTIQVLLLQRNRFAVFPVELCSLKSLQVLDLSVNQIQNIPVEINSIENLTELNLSNNHFRAFPVQTCQLKSLQKLYICQSNSFKITSLPEELSELPNLRELDVSDNALSAMPHSFGDLQNLVKLTVNNNRLSQLPRSIVSIKSLQQCSVKGNQLQSLPCDLGQMRSLRELELDGNPLTRPPGGVYDGKQLYPIVQYLRSAVVRDEKILQKIFISVGNNIADEDFKYFCMKLRVPESEIESKIRTMLLREKTLQVLSQWRQRRQEGIGAAEVAHNLLRILIMADLHYLTTRVKAIIIYAKAIKL, from the exons ATGTTTGACAGCAAAATGCTACCTGAAGTGTTCAACAATGGCATACTGAATTTTGATGACAGTGGGCTCAAATGGATCCCCAATGAAATCTTGCTGATGCAAAATGTGAGGGGCCTCTCTTTAGTAAATAATGACATTAAAACATTGCCTGAAGAACTAGGAAATCTTACTGACCTGGAAATGTTATCAGTGCAGGGTAACAAACTCACCTCAATTCCAACCAATATCCAGTTCCTACACAACCTCAAAGCTTTAGACATCAGCAATAACCACATTGCCAGGCTTCCTGATGAAATGTGCCTCCTTAAGGGCATAAAACAACTATTTGCTAATCAGAACAACCTTGAACGACTGCCTGTGTTATTTGGAGGTCTACTGTCATTAGAGGTTCTCGGTCTGAGTGCAAATAGATTGACCTGTTTGCCGCAGTCTATGTTAAACCTGGAAAACCTTCATGTAATAAATATGAACTGCAACAACTTCACATCACTTCCGCAGGTTATCTGCCACCTCCCAAAGCTCATCAAGCTCAGCCTTTCAGGAAATCAAATTCAGAGCTTGCCAAAAGAAATTTCAGAGCTGGCAAGTTTAAGAGAGCTTTCACTGAATAATAACAAGCTTACCTTTTTACCTGTGCAGCTTTTTCGCTTGTCTAACTTGGAAGAGCTCCGCTTGTGTGGGAACCGCTTGACAGCGATTTCAAATGAAGTGGGAAAATTACAGGAGCTTCGGGTTCTGCAACTCAATGATAATAACATTAGGACCATGCCGGAAAAGATCTGTGAGTGTACTAATTTGCAGCATCTTGCTCTCAGTGGAAACCTGATAACTCAACTTCCCAGGAACATAGGCACATTGGCCAGTCTCCAAGAACTATTAGTCAGCAAAAATCAACTACAGTCTTTACCTGAGGGGCTCTCCCATCTGAAAGACCTCTCTGTGTTAGAGTCTGCAGGGAATGTACTCATGCGCATTCCTATTGAAATAAGTACCTGCATTCTCATAACCAGGGTGGACTTGAGCAATAATCATCTCTATGACTTTCCTGAAGTCCTGTGCTTGATCCCTTCTCTAAAACATCTGAATTTGAACAACAATGTAATCTCTGAGATATGTGCGGATATAGCTGGCATTGAAAACTTGCAGCACCTTGAGCTCAGCGGAAATAAGTTTTCTTCCTTCCCCGTCCACATTTGCAAGTTGCGCAGCCTCTCTTACTTAGATTTGAGCAGAAATTCAATAGATAGTGTTCCGGCTGATATTCGTGCCATGGTGACTATCCAGGTGCTCTTGTTACAGAGAAACAGGTTTGCTGTTTTCCCAGTTGAGTTGTGCAGCCTTAAGAGCCTGCAGGTGCTTGACCTTTCTGTAAATCAAATACAGAATATTCCTGTGGAAATAAACAGTATCGAGAACCTTACAGAACTCAACCTTTCAAACAATCATTTCAGAGCCTTCCCAGTTCAAACGTGTCAGCTCAAATCTTTACAAAAACTTTACATTTGCCAAAGCAACAGTTTCAAG aTTACATCACTTCCAGAAGAACTGTCAGAACTCCCTAACCTCAGGGAACTTGATGTGTCTGACAACGCCTTAAGTGCTATGCCACACAGTTTTGGAGACCTCCAGAATCTGGTCAAGCTGACAGTCAATAACAATCGCCTCAGCCAGCTGCCAAGATCTATTGTTTCTATTAAAAGTTTACAACAGTGCAGTGTAAAAG GGAATCAGCTGCAGTCATTACCTTGTGATCTGGGACAGATGCGGTCGTTAAGAGAGCTAGAACTTGATGGGAACCCCCTTACCAGGCCACCTGGGGGGGTCTATGATGGAAAGCAGCTATATCCCATTGTACAGTACCTGAGAAGTGCTGTCGTAAGGGATG aaaaaatatTACAGAAGATCTTCATATCTGTTGGAAATAACATCGCAGATGAGGATTTTAAATACTTCTGTATGAAACTGAGAGTGCCCGAGAGTGAAATTGAATCAAAAATACG GACCATGTTGCTGAGGGAGAAGACACTGCAGGTTCTGAGCCAATGGAGACAAAGACGCCAGGAAGGCATAGGAGCTGCTGAAGTGGCACACAATTTACTGAGAATACTGATCATGGCTGATTTACACTACCTTACAACAAGGGTCAAGGCCATAATCATTTATGCAAAAGCAATCAAACTCTGA
- the LOC117394756 gene encoding krev interaction trapped protein 1-like isoform X2 — protein MRVCSETSTHFSTITARMLIALDKWLAEQHNVSLAIPALFRPAPAERIKTNVSNPAYTNETSQSEDTQHVGYTALEIKSKMMALEKADMCIYNPLYGSDLQYTNRVDKVVINPYFGLGAPDYSKIQIPKREKWQHSMSSVTEDKEHQWVDDFPLHRSACEGDTELLSKLLDSEFSVNKLDSDHWAPIHYACWYGKVEATRLILEKGKCNPNLLNGQLSSPLHFAAGGGHSEIVQLLLRHPEIDRHIIDQQGRSPLQLCEENKQNEWEGTAELLQQAMSKPYEKVRIYRMDGSYRSVELKHGNNTTVQQIMEGMRLSQETQQYFTIWICSENLSLQLKPYHKPLQHVRDWGEIVTELTLLDSHRETPQLFLRRDVRLRLDIEKKVEDPLSILILFDEARHSLLKGFFPSPDSKLITLASLLLQIVYGNYESKKHKQGFLNEENLKSIVPITKLKSKAPHWTNKILLEYKSLSTSEGVSKEMHHLQRLFLQNCWDIPTYGAAFFTGQVFTKASSSNHKVIRVYVGVNTKGLLLMNMETKALLISLKYGSFMWQLGEADHYFQVHSLENKMSFIVHTKQAGLVVKLIMKLSGQMIPNERSISEKYAFG, from the exons ATGCGAGTCTGCAGTGAAACCAGCACTCACTTCTCAACCATTACTGCCAGAATGTTAATCGCTTTGGATAA ATGGCTTGCAGAACAGCACAATGTATCCCTTGCTATACCAGCTCTCTTCAGACCGGCCCCTGCAGAGAGGATCAAAACCAATGTTAGCAACCCTGCTTACACAAACGAGACCAGCCAGTCAGAAGACACGCAGCACGTGGGCTACACTGCTCTAGAGATCAAGAGTAAAATGATGGCGTTGGAGAAAGCAGACATGTGCATTTACAATCCACTTTACGGCTCCGATCTTCAGTACACAAATCGG GTGGACAAGGTGGTCATAAACCCATACTTTGGTCTTGGAGCTCCAGACTATTCTAAGATCCAGATTCCAAAGAGGGAGAAATGGCAGCACAGTATGAGCAGTGTCACAGAAGACAA AGAGCATCAGTGGGTTGATGATTTCCCACTTCACCGTAGTGCTTGTGAAGGAGATACTGAATTACTCAGCAAGCTCCTGGACAGCGAGTTTTCAGTCAATAAGCTGGATAGTGATCACTGGGCTCCTATTCATTATGCCTGTTG GTACGGAAAGGTGGAGGCTACAAGGTTGATACTAGAGAAAGGGAAATGCAACCCTAACCTCCTGAATGGTCAGCTCAGCTCCCCCCTCCACTTTGCTGCTGGAGGAGGACACTCTGAAATAGTCCAACTTCTTTTACGGCATCCTGAAATTGACAGA CACATTATCGATCAGCAAGGAAGATCGCCTTTACAACTGTGTGAAGAGAATAAGCAGAATGAGTGGGAGGGAACAGCTGAGCTACTCCAGCAAGCCATGAGCAAACCA tatgaaaAGGTTAGAATTTACCGCATGGATGGGTCATACCGGTCTGTGGAGCTGAAACATGGAAATAACACCACTGTTCAACAGATAATGGAGGGTATGAGGCTGTCCCAGGAGACCCAGCAGTACTTCACTATCTGGATATGCTCTGAAAACCTTA GTCTTCAGTTGAAGCCATACCACAAGCCGCTCCAGCATGTGCGAGACTGGGGAGAGATCGTCACTGAATTAACACTCCTGGATTCCCACCGGGAAACACCACAGCTCTTTTTACGTAGAGATGTGAGGCTCCGGCTGGACATTGAGAAAAAG GTGGAAGATCCACTTTCTATTCTTATCCTGTTTGATGAAGCCCGACACAGCCTGCTGAAAGGGTTCTTTCCATCACCAGACAGCAAGCTAATTACACTGGCCAGCCTTCTGTTGCAGATCGTCTATGGAAACTATGAGAGCAAAAAGCACAAGCAAGGATTCCTCAA tgaaGAAAATCTCAAATCTATTGTGCCAATCACCAAACTAAAAAGCAAAGCACCCCATTGGACAAATAAGATCCTTCTTGAATACAAG agcCTCAGTACCAGTGAGGGTGTCAGTAAGGAGATGCACCACCTGCAACGCCTCTTCCTACAGAACTGCTGGGATATTCCCACATACGGAGCAGCCTTCTTTACAGGGCAGGTGTTCACCAAAGCCAGCTCCAGCAATCACAAAGTCATCCGAGTGTACGTGGGGGTCAATACGAAAGGACTACTCCTTATGAACATGGAAACCAAG GCTTTGCTTATTAGTCTGAAGTACGGCTCCTTTATGTGGCAGTTGGGGGAGGCAGATCATTATTTTCAAGTACACAGCTTGGAAAATAAAATGAGTTTCATAGTGCACACCAAACAG gcaGGACTTGTTGTCAAGCTGATCATGAAGTTAAGTGGACAGATGATACCAAACGAAAGAAGTATATcagaaaaatatgcatttggataa
- the LOC117435384 gene encoding leucine-rich repeat and death domain-containing protein 1-like isoform X2: MFDSKMLPEVFNNGILNFDDSGLKWIPNEILLMQNITSLPEELSELPNLRELDVSDNALSAMPHSFGDLQNLVKLTVNNNRLSQLPRSIVSIKSLQQCSVKGNQLQSLPCDLGQMRSLRELELDGNPLTRPPGGVYDGKQLYPIVQYLRSAVVRDEKILQKIFISVGNNIADEDFKYFCMKLRVPESEIESKIRTMLLREKTLQVLSQWRQRRQEGIGAAEVAHNLLRILIMADLHYLTTRVKAIIIYAKAIKL; this comes from the exons ATGTTTGACAGCAAAATGCTACCTGAAGTGTTCAACAATGGCATACTGAATTTTGATGACAGTGGGCTCAAATGGATCCCCAATGAAATCTTGCTGATGCAAAAT aTTACATCACTTCCAGAAGAACTGTCAGAACTCCCTAACCTCAGGGAACTTGATGTGTCTGACAACGCCTTAAGTGCTATGCCACACAGTTTTGGAGACCTCCAGAATCTGGTCAAGCTGACAGTCAATAACAATCGCCTCAGCCAGCTGCCAAGATCTATTGTTTCTATTAAAAGTTTACAACAGTGCAGTGTAAAAG GGAATCAGCTGCAGTCATTACCTTGTGATCTGGGACAGATGCGGTCGTTAAGAGAGCTAGAACTTGATGGGAACCCCCTTACCAGGCCACCTGGGGGGGTCTATGATGGAAAGCAGCTATATCCCATTGTACAGTACCTGAGAAGTGCTGTCGTAAGGGATG aaaaaatatTACAGAAGATCTTCATATCTGTTGGAAATAACATCGCAGATGAGGATTTTAAATACTTCTGTATGAAACTGAGAGTGCCCGAGAGTGAAATTGAATCAAAAATACG GACCATGTTGCTGAGGGAGAAGACACTGCAGGTTCTGAGCCAATGGAGACAAAGACGCCAGGAAGGCATAGGAGCTGCTGAAGTGGCACACAATTTACTGAGAATACTGATCATGGCTGATTTACACTACCTTACAACAAGGGTCAAGGCCATAATCATTTATGCAAAAGCAATCAAACTCTGA